CGTTGCTCGGTGCGGGGCCGGTAGCCAAAGGTGAACATCTGCTGGCGGGTCAGGGTCACGCGCACCGAGCGCTTCAGGTGCAACGCCGCCATCACTGCCAGCGGCAACTGGTACTGCGGGCGCAAGCCCGAGCCGAAGGCTCCGCCGACGAACGCCGCGCGTACACGAATATTGGCCTTGGGCAGGCCGAACACCTTGTGCAGGTAGTCCTGGCAGTTCTGCGTGCCTTGGGTCTTGTCGTGGATTTCCAGAGCGCCGTCGGCCTTGTAGTGCACGGTCGACGCATGGGGCTCCATCGGGTTGTGGTGCTCGTTGGCCGTCAGGTAGGTCGCATCCACCTGCACCGGCGCACCGGCAAACTGCCCGGGGAAGTCGCCACGTGGCGCCGGCGTTTCGGCGGGTGCCGGATGCGACTGCTGGCATGCGCCCAGGTCTGTCTGGTGAGACTCCTCGGCATAGTCGATCTTGAGCAGCGAGCCTGCATACCGGGCCAGTTCGAGGGTTTGAGCGACCACCAGCGCTACCGGTTGCCCGCTGTAGAGCACTCGATCATTGAACAAGGGCCGAAACGGCGAGCCCTCGGCAGAGTCGGCATCGCTATAGTCGTCGTCATAACTCGATATATGCGGGCGATGGCCATGATCGAGCACGGCGATTACCCCGGGTACGCGCAAGGCCTGGGTGCTGTCGATGTCGAGTATCCGACCGCGGGCGATGGTACTGGACACGACGCTGCCGTGTAGCAGGCCGGCCTCGGGGTATTCGCCCGCATAGCGGGCCTGCCCGGTGACCTTTGCCACGCCGTCCACCCGGTCCATTGGCGTGCCGACTACTGGTGTGCTTTTGATCATGGTCGTGCTCCCCCGTTAGCGGCGCCGCGCGCCGCGTCATCCAATGCACGCACGATTGCTCGCTGAGCGAGCGTTACCTTGAAACCGTTGTGGCTCAGGGGTTGTGCACCTTGCAGCAACGTTTGCGCGGCGCGGGTGAAGAGTGCTTCTGAAGGCACCTGGCCGACCAACATGCGCTCGACAGCCAGGTCCCGCCAGGGCTTGTGGGCAACGCCGCCCAACGCCAGGCGCGCCTGTTGGATCACTTCGCCATCGAAGCTCAGGGCTGCAGCGACTGATACCAGCGCGAACGCGTAGGAGGCGCGGTCGCGTATTTTCAGGTAACGGTAATGGTGTTCGAACATTGGGGGCGGCAGCTCGATGCCGGTCACCAGTTCATCGAATGCCAGTTGATTGTCGCGCTCGGGGGTGTCCTCGGGCAGGCGATGGAAATCCGCGAAGGGTATCTGCCGTTCACCGGACGGCCCTTGTACGTGCACCACGGCTTCGAGCGCTGCCAATGCCACGCACATGTCCGAGGGATGGGTCGCGACACAGGCATCGCTGGCGCCGAGAATGGCATGGATGCGGTTCATGCCCGTACGCGCAGGGCATCCGCTGCCCGGTTCGCGCTTGTTGCAGGGGGTGCCGGTGTCGTAGAAGTAGTAGCAGCGGGTACGTTGCAGCAAGTTGCCACCGGTACTGGCCATGTTCCTCAACTGCGGCGATGCCCCCGCGAGGATCGCGTCGGACAGCAGCGGATAATGCTGCTCGATCATCGGGTGCCAGGCCAGGTCGGCATTGCTCACCCGTGCACCGATCAGCACGCCGCCGCCGGGAGTGGGGTGGATACCGTTCAGCCCGAGTCCGGAGATGTCGATCAGGCGCGTGGGGCGAACCACGTTTTCCTTCATCAGGTCGACGAGGTTGGTACCACCAGCGATGAAGTGCGAGCAGGCGTCAGCCAGGTTTACCGCTTCGCTGACCGAGTTGGGCTTGTGGTAGCTGAAGGGTGTCATGGATTCTGCCCTCGTTGTGGCTGGTTCCCATCCCTCATCAACGGCAGGGCTTCTTCCACCGCCGCGACGATGTTGCCATAGGCACCACAGCGGCAAAGATTGCCGCTCATCTGCTCGCGAATGGCCTCCCGGTTGTCGGCACGGCCCTCGTGAGCCAGCCCGACTGCCGAGCAGATCTGCCCTGGGGTGCAGTAACCGCACTGGAACGCATCGTGGGTGATGAAGGCGCGCTGCATGGGGTGCAGAACGTCGCCGCTGGCCAGCCCTTCGATGGTTACAAGGTCGGCCCCGTCGCACATGATGGCCAAGGTCAGGCAGGCATTGACGCGCTTGCCATCACGCAGCACCGTGCAGGCGCCGCACTGGCCATGGTCACAACCTTTCTTGGTACCGACCAGGTCCAATTGGTCACGTAGCAGGTCGAGCAAGGTGACCCAAGGATGCACCTGCAGTGTTCGGGACTGACCATTGAGGGTCAGACAGATGGGGTGCGTTTCAGCCCCATTGGAAGAAATCGCGCTCATGGTGAGGTCCTCACGGTCAGGGTACGCGCAGTGTGCTGCGTCTCTGTCGTGCGACAGGCCCGGCTGACTAAACGTTCAGCCGGGTCGCCGAGGGGGCGGTCACTTCTTGCCAGGTAGCCCCGGCTGCTGGTCCATGCGGGCATCGTACAGGCCGGTGAGCAGGTGCAAGGCGCCTGGGCCAGAGGTGGCCACGCCTCGATATCACGGGGTCAGTCCGCAGCAGTATCAAGCGCAGCTGGCGGAGCAGGGGTAGGGGTAGGGGTAGGGGTAGGGGGCATCAGTGTGCGCTGTGCCCCATGGCCTGACGGCGTGTCGTTCAAACTTGGATAGGTAAGCGTCAGAAAACGAACTGGTGCCCCAGTTCCTTCTCTACCCAGTGCAGAAAACACCGCACCCTGGGAAAGGCTGCGTGGGCCTTGGGAAACACCAGATGGTGCGCAGCGACCGGTGCACCCAGGGCCTCGGGCGCCACTTTCACCAAGGTCCCGGCTTCCAGGTATTTCTGCGCCAGCAAGCCACTTTCCAAAGCGAAGCCCAGGCCGTGGCTGGCGGCCTCCAGGCTCATGTAGGAACGGTCGAAGCTCAGCGCATAGGGTTTTTCGGGCCGTGCCAGCCCGTGCTGGGCAAACCACGCCGGCCACCTCAACAAAGTCGCCTCGGACAGGATCAGGTCGCAATCGAGCAGGTCGCTGGCATCATGCACCGGGTGGCGGGAGAGGAGCTTGGGTGCCGCCAGCACCTCGAAGGTCTCGTTACTTACCGTGCGGACTTCGTAACTGGGCCAGTTCGGATCGCCATGGCGAATGTCCACGTCGATCTTGTCACGGCTGAAATGCAGCGCCTCGTAGGAGCATGACAAATTGATCTGAATGGACGGGAACTCCTCGCGAAACGCCTCGAGACGCGGCATCAGCCAGAGCAGGCCGAAACTCGGTGAAGAGTGCAGGCGCAGGCAGTCAAGGCTGACATCGCTGCTGGCACGTTCGGTGGCGATGGCAAGGCTGTGCAGGATACCCGAGACGTCTTTCAAGTACTGCTGGCCAACTGAGGTAAGGGCTACGCCACGTGCGCCACGCACGAACAGCTGTCTGCCGATCATGGCCTCGAGTTTGGCAAGCTGATGACTGACCGCCGAGGGGGTCAAGTCCAGCACCTCGGCAGCTCGGGCAACGTTGCCGAACCGGGCGGCCTGCTCGAAAGCCTGGATGGTCTTGAGCGGTGGCAGTGGCGATGCCGAGTCGTTTACCGAGCGCATACAGATTC
The Pseudomonas putida genome window above contains:
- a CDS encoding (2Fe-2S)-binding protein, with the translated sequence MSAISSNGAETHPICLTLNGQSRTLQVHPWVTLLDLLRDQLDLVGTKKGCDHGQCGACTVLRDGKRVNACLTLAIMCDGADLVTIEGLASGDVLHPMQRAFITHDAFQCGYCTPGQICSAVGLAHEGRADNREAIREQMSGNLCRCGAYGNIVAAVEEALPLMRDGNQPQRGQNP
- a CDS encoding LysR substrate-binding domain-containing protein, with protein sequence MRSVNDSASPLPPLKTIQAFEQAARFGNVARAAEVLDLTPSAVSHQLAKLEAMIGRQLFVRGARGVALTSVGQQYLKDVSGILHSLAIATERASSDVSLDCLRLHSSPSFGLLWLMPRLEAFREEFPSIQINLSCSYEALHFSRDKIDVDIRHGDPNWPSYEVRTVSNETFEVLAAPKLLSRHPVHDASDLLDCDLILSEATLLRWPAWFAQHGLARPEKPYALSFDRSYMSLEAASHGLGFALESGLLAQKYLEAGTLVKVAPEALGAPVAAHHLVFPKAHAAFPRVRCFLHWVEKELGHQFVF
- a CDS encoding FAD binding domain-containing protein, which encodes MTPFSYHKPNSVSEAVNLADACSHFIAGGTNLVDLMKENVVRPTRLIDISGLGLNGIHPTPGGGVLIGARVSNADLAWHPMIEQHYPLLSDAILAGASPQLRNMASTGGNLLQRTRCYYFYDTGTPCNKREPGSGCPARTGMNRIHAILGASDACVATHPSDMCVALAALEAVVHVQGPSGERQIPFADFHRLPEDTPERDNQLAFDELVTGIELPPPMFEHHYRYLKIRDRASYAFALVSVAAALSFDGEVIQQARLALGGVAHKPWRDLAVERMLVGQVPSEALFTRAAQTLLQGAQPLSHNGFKVTLAQRAIVRALDDAARGAANGGARP